A stretch of Porites lutea chromosome 5, jaPorLute2.1, whole genome shotgun sequence DNA encodes these proteins:
- the LOC140938881 gene encoding peptidyl-prolyl cis-trans isomerase-like 3 produces the protein MSVTLHTDLGDLKIELFCEDTPKACENFLALCASNYYDNCTFHRNIKGFMVQTGDPTGTGKSGKSIWGKKFADELSPSLRHNARGTVSMANSGQDTNGSQFFICYGKQPHLDMKYTVFGKVIDGLETLDDLEKLPVNEKTYRPLTDVRIKNVTIHANPIAEKSY, from the exons ATG TCTGTTACTCTGCATACCGACTTAGGAGACTTGAAAATAGAACTCTTTTGCGAGGACACTCCTAAAGCCTGTGAG AACTTTTTAGCTCTCTGTGCCAGCAATTACTACGACAACTGCACTTTCCATAG aaacatCAAGGGTTTCATGGTGCAAACTGGAGACCCCACAG GTACTGGTAAAAGTGGCAAAAGCATCTGGGGCAAGAAATTTGCAGATGAGCTAAGTCCATCACTTAGG CATAATGCGAGAGGAACAGTATCAATGGCAAATAGTGGACAGGATACAAATGGGTCACAGTTCTTCATCTGTTATGGCAAACAACCTCACCTTGACATGAAATACACTGTGTTTGGAAA GGTCATTGATGGTCTGGAAACTCTTGACGATTTAGAGAAACTGCCAGTGAATGAGAAAACATATCGGCCACTCACAGATGTTCGGATAAAGAATGTGACCATCCATGCCAATCCTATAGCAGAAAAAAGCTACTAG